The proteins below are encoded in one region of Paenarthrobacter ilicis:
- the rplK gene encoding 50S ribosomal protein L11, with the protein MAPKKKVTGLIKLQIQAGAANPAPPIGPALGQHGVNIMEFCKAYNAATESQRGNVIPVEITVYEDRSFTFITKTPPAAELIKKAAGVAKGSATPHTVKVAKLTQAQVEEIASTKMEDLNANDIKAAALIIAGTARSMGITVEG; encoded by the coding sequence TTGGCTCCCAAGAAGAAGGTCACCGGCCTCATCAAGCTGCAGATCCAGGCAGGTGCCGCTAACCCGGCTCCGCCGATCGGTCCTGCGCTTGGCCAGCACGGTGTCAACATCATGGAATTCTGCAAGGCGTACAACGCTGCAACGGAATCCCAGCGCGGAAACGTTATCCCGGTTGAAATCACGGTTTACGAGGACCGTTCCTTCACCTTCATCACCAAGACCCCGCCGGCTGCAGAGCTCATCAAAAAGGCTGCAGGCGTCGCCAAGGGTTCGGCTACCCCGCACACCGTCAAGGTCGCCAAGCTGACCCAGGCACAGGTTGAAGAGATTGCTTCCACCAAGATGGAAGACCTCAACGCCAACGACATCAAGGCTGCTGCCCTGATCATCGCCGGCACCGCCCGTTCCATGGGCATCACGGTAGAGGGCTGA
- a CDS encoding GNAT family N-acetyltransferase, with product MAETGGMTADETKAVHVEQLWVPDTLDSPDATDFLDAVEVGRKVRMETWGSDDLAYTPLEKLLELADPYERQIILVAKVDSEIVGTVDIALPLADNMDLAEFTLDILPEFQRQGVGRQLLEAAEQLARAEGRTMVLVDTNHPATSLTEIPEDQLIPGSGAGFVPVSSREVDFAKRAGYTLQHIEQFSSCNLPLESKLAATLQLEAEEANGGRYALHHWTDRCPEGWLEAVAALENAAGEVVREDGDEAPEVEASGMVFDSSVLRGTEDAAMAQGRRTVVTAVEHLESGRIVGLTTISVLAHRQDVVFQDDTLVLQEHRGNKLGLLIKVANMERLSEQFPDARVIYTWNAPENRYLLTVNKQLGFTTAGVTGLWQKELPRRDPGTTLAE from the coding sequence ATGGCAGAAACGGGTGGGATGACTGCTGACGAGACCAAGGCCGTGCACGTTGAGCAGTTGTGGGTTCCTGACACACTGGACAGCCCGGACGCTACTGATTTCCTGGACGCCGTGGAAGTGGGGCGCAAGGTCCGTATGGAGACGTGGGGGAGCGACGACCTCGCGTACACGCCCTTGGAGAAGCTCCTGGAACTCGCCGATCCCTACGAGCGCCAGATCATTCTGGTAGCCAAGGTCGATAGTGAGATCGTGGGAACGGTGGACATCGCCCTTCCGCTGGCGGACAACATGGACCTGGCCGAATTCACGCTGGATATCCTCCCCGAGTTCCAGCGCCAGGGAGTAGGACGTCAACTGCTTGAAGCAGCGGAGCAACTTGCCCGGGCCGAGGGACGCACCATGGTGTTGGTGGACACGAACCATCCCGCCACGTCACTGACCGAGATTCCCGAGGATCAGCTGATCCCCGGCAGCGGTGCCGGCTTTGTCCCGGTCAGCAGCCGGGAAGTGGATTTCGCCAAGCGGGCGGGTTACACCCTCCAGCACATCGAGCAGTTCAGTTCATGCAACCTGCCACTCGAGTCCAAACTGGCCGCAACCCTCCAGCTCGAAGCCGAAGAGGCCAACGGCGGACGCTACGCTCTGCATCACTGGACGGACCGCTGCCCCGAGGGTTGGCTTGAGGCTGTTGCTGCGCTGGAAAATGCCGCCGGTGAGGTGGTCCGCGAGGACGGCGATGAAGCACCCGAGGTTGAAGCCAGTGGCATGGTGTTCGATTCCTCTGTGCTGCGCGGAACCGAGGACGCAGCAATGGCGCAGGGCCGGCGGACGGTGGTTACCGCCGTCGAGCATCTGGAGAGCGGCCGGATAGTGGGGCTGACCACCATCAGCGTCCTGGCGCATCGCCAGGACGTGGTGTTCCAGGACGACACCTTGGTCCTCCAGGAGCATCGGGGCAACAAGCTGGGGCTGTTGATCAAGGTGGCCAACATGGAAAGACTCAGCGAGCAGTTCCCTGACGCGCGGGTGATCTATACCTGGAATGCTCCCGAAAACCGGTACCTCCTGACAGTGAACAAGCAATTGGGCTTCACCACTGCCGGTGTCACCGGGTTGTGGCAAAAGGAACTTCCACGCAGGGATCCCGGGACCACCCTGGCGGAGTAG
- a CDS encoding GNAT family N-acetyltransferase: MATSDFSSPGGLSLDPIQVPGTHGMMPREFLIFHELTVSRELELWGTTDRCATLAEAAGFWRGNGYEERRVFLARSGGKVVGFGTLTLPLSENTTTAGVDVFVSRGSRRRGWGTAILSALEQLASHNGRTSFDAYTSGPHESAGSGLLEAASGAGGVPLDSPFTRFALHHGYSLEQVETNSMLGIPVPEELLQRLEAECILLTQGYSAVTWERRCPGELVDAFARLKSLMSTEVPIAGLGWEGEYWDAARVREEENTWQDSGVDSLVAAVRHHATGELAAYTVLTHRAAVPAIIYQEDTLVAPGHRGHRLGMAVKIANLRRAGEVWPEAAAVLTWNANENQHMLAINIALGFKSSGFDGEWQKRVG; encoded by the coding sequence GTGGCGACGTCGGACTTTTCCAGCCCCGGTGGGCTGTCCTTGGACCCTATCCAGGTTCCCGGGACCCACGGGATGATGCCCCGGGAGTTCCTGATCTTCCATGAGCTGACGGTTTCCCGTGAACTGGAACTCTGGGGCACTACGGACCGTTGTGCCACGCTCGCCGAAGCCGCAGGCTTCTGGAGGGGCAACGGATATGAGGAACGCAGGGTCTTCCTGGCGCGAAGCGGCGGAAAAGTTGTCGGCTTTGGGACCCTCACGTTGCCCCTGAGTGAGAATACGACGACGGCGGGCGTGGACGTGTTTGTCAGCAGGGGTTCACGGCGCCGCGGCTGGGGGACGGCGATCCTCTCCGCGCTGGAGCAGCTGGCGTCCCACAACGGACGAACGTCCTTTGACGCCTACACCAGTGGGCCGCATGAATCCGCGGGCTCGGGCCTGTTGGAGGCCGCATCGGGTGCGGGCGGTGTGCCCCTTGACTCTCCCTTCACCCGGTTCGCGTTGCATCACGGGTATTCGCTGGAACAGGTGGAGACCAACAGCATGCTCGGCATCCCGGTCCCGGAAGAACTGCTGCAGCGGCTTGAGGCGGAGTGCATCCTTCTTACCCAGGGCTACAGTGCGGTGACGTGGGAACGGCGTTGCCCCGGGGAACTGGTGGACGCTTTTGCCCGGCTCAAGAGCCTCATGAGCACCGAAGTGCCGATTGCCGGCCTGGGCTGGGAGGGGGAGTACTGGGATGCGGCCCGTGTCCGGGAGGAAGAGAACACCTGGCAGGACAGTGGCGTGGACTCGCTGGTGGCGGCAGTCCGTCATCATGCCACCGGTGAATTGGCCGCCTACACAGTATTGACACACCGCGCAGCGGTACCGGCAATCATCTATCAGGAAGACACGCTGGTGGCGCCTGGACACCGTGGCCACCGCTTGGGGATGGCGGTGAAGATCGCCAACCTGCGCCGGGCCGGGGAAGTGTGGCCGGAGGCCGCGGCTGTGTTGACATGGAATGCCAATGAAAACCAGCATATGCTGGCCATAAATATCGCCCTGGGGTTCAAATCTTCCGGTTTTGACGGCGAATGGCAGAAACGGGTGGGATGA
- the rpoB gene encoding DNA-directed RNA polymerase subunit beta, whose translation MVASSTSNNETANTASTDGATRRLSFAKIHEPLDVPNLLALQTDSFDWLVGNERWQARVAKAVEEGDLSVATTSGLADIFEEISPIEDFQGTMSLSFSEPEFADPKYTMAECKDRDATYSAPLYVKAEFMNNNTGEIKQQTVFMGDFPLMTEKGTFVVNGTERVVVSQLVRSPGAYFERTADKTSDKDIFTAKIIPSRGAWFELEIDKRDQVGVRLDRKRKQSVTVLLKALGWTEGQILEEFGQYDSMRATLEKDATETREDALLDIYRKLRPGEPPTVEAAQSLLDNLYFNAKRYDLAKVGRYKINRKLGIDRSLGDKEASVLHVEDIVAMIKYLVALHAGEKNLMGKRDGEDHELRVDVDDIDHFGNRRIRAVGELIENQVRTGLSRMERVVRERMTTQDVEAITPQTLINIRPVVAAIKEFFGTSQLSQFMDQNNPLSGLTHKRRLSALGPGGLSRDRAGMEVRDVHPSHYGRMCPIETPEGPNIGLIGSLASYGRINPFGFIETPYRLVSEGVVSDEVEYLTADDEAEVLIAQANAPLDADKKFSEETVLVRARGGGGEPVLVPAADVQFMDVSPRQMVSVATALIPFLEHDDANRALMGANMQRQAVPLVRSEAPFVGTGMERAAAVDAGDVVIAKKAGVVTEVSAELVVMINDDGTETNYRINKFARSNQGNCYNHRVLVNEGQRLEVGGIIADGPATDQGELALGKNLLVAFMSWEGHNFEDAIILSQRIVAEDVLSSIHIEEHEIDARDTKLGAEEITRDIPNVSEEVLAGLDERGIIHIGAEVEAGDILVGKVTPKGETELTPEERLLRAIFGEKSREVRDTSLKVPHGESGTVIGVRVFDRDNDDELPPGVNQLVRVYVAAKRKITDGDKLAGRHGNKGVISKILPIEDMPFLADGTPVDIVLNPLGVPGRMNVGQVLETHLGWVAKTGWKIEGEPEWVKNLPNLPRETGQTTVATPVFDGAREEEITGLLDSTNVTRDGDRLIDSSGKTRLFDGRSGEPFPDPISVGYMYILKLHHLVDDKIHARSTGPYSMITQQPLGGKAQFGGQRFGEMEVWALEAYGAAYTLQELLTIKSDDIHGRVKVYEAIVKGENIPEPGVPESFKVLIKEMQSLCLNVEVLSTDGTTIEMRDSDDAVFTAAEELGIDLSRAEPSSVEEV comes from the coding sequence TTGGTCGCCTCGAGCACCTCTAATAACGAAACCGCTAACACGGCAAGCACCGATGGTGCCACCCGCCGCCTCTCATTCGCAAAGATTCACGAACCTTTGGATGTTCCGAATCTTCTCGCCCTGCAGACAGACAGCTTTGACTGGCTGGTCGGAAACGAACGCTGGCAGGCGCGGGTAGCGAAGGCTGTCGAGGAGGGCGACCTCAGCGTCGCCACCACCTCCGGACTTGCCGACATCTTCGAAGAGATCTCCCCAATCGAGGACTTCCAGGGCACCATGTCCCTGAGCTTCTCCGAGCCGGAGTTCGCTGACCCGAAGTACACCATGGCCGAATGCAAAGACCGTGACGCCACTTACTCGGCACCGCTGTATGTCAAGGCCGAGTTCATGAACAACAACACGGGCGAAATCAAGCAGCAGACCGTGTTCATGGGCGACTTCCCCCTCATGACTGAAAAGGGAACGTTCGTCGTCAACGGCACCGAGCGTGTGGTTGTCTCCCAGCTGGTCCGTTCACCGGGCGCCTACTTCGAGCGCACCGCGGACAAGACCAGTGACAAGGACATCTTCACCGCGAAGATCATCCCGTCCCGTGGTGCATGGTTCGAACTCGAAATCGACAAGCGCGACCAGGTCGGCGTTCGCCTCGACCGCAAGCGCAAGCAGTCGGTCACGGTTCTCCTGAAGGCCCTCGGTTGGACCGAAGGCCAGATCCTGGAAGAGTTCGGCCAGTACGACTCCATGCGCGCAACGCTGGAGAAGGACGCCACCGAAACCCGCGAAGACGCGCTTCTGGACATCTACCGCAAGCTGCGTCCGGGCGAGCCGCCCACAGTCGAGGCTGCCCAGTCCCTGCTGGACAACCTGTACTTCAACGCCAAGCGCTACGATCTGGCCAAGGTTGGCCGTTACAAGATCAACCGCAAGCTCGGCATCGATCGCTCCCTTGGTGACAAGGAAGCGTCGGTCCTGCACGTTGAAGACATCGTTGCCATGATCAAGTACCTCGTTGCGCTTCACGCCGGCGAGAAGAACCTCATGGGCAAGCGCGATGGCGAAGACCACGAACTGCGCGTGGACGTCGACGACATCGACCACTTCGGCAACCGTCGCATCCGCGCCGTCGGCGAATTGATCGAGAACCAGGTCCGCACCGGCCTGTCCCGCATGGAGCGCGTTGTTCGCGAACGCATGACCACGCAGGACGTCGAGGCAATCACGCCGCAGACACTGATCAACATCCGTCCGGTTGTTGCAGCCATCAAGGAGTTCTTCGGAACCTCCCAGCTGTCACAGTTCATGGACCAGAACAACCCGTTGTCGGGTCTTACCCACAAGCGCCGCCTGTCGGCGCTTGGCCCGGGTGGTCTGTCCCGTGACCGTGCAGGCATGGAAGTCCGTGACGTTCACCCGTCCCACTACGGACGTATGTGCCCCATCGAAACTCCTGAAGGCCCGAACATTGGCCTGATCGGTTCGTTGGCTTCCTACGGCCGCATCAACCCGTTCGGCTTCATCGAGACGCCGTACCGGTTGGTCTCCGAGGGCGTCGTTTCGGACGAGGTCGAGTACCTCACTGCCGATGACGAAGCAGAGGTCCTGATTGCACAGGCCAACGCTCCGCTGGATGCAGACAAGAAGTTCTCGGAAGAGACCGTTCTTGTCCGTGCCCGTGGTGGTGGAGGCGAGCCCGTCCTGGTTCCCGCTGCAGACGTTCAGTTCATGGACGTTTCCCCGCGCCAGATGGTTTCCGTGGCAACAGCCCTGATTCCGTTCCTCGAGCACGACGACGCCAACCGCGCACTCATGGGTGCCAACATGCAGCGTCAGGCCGTGCCCCTGGTCCGTTCCGAGGCTCCTTTCGTGGGTACCGGCATGGAACGCGCAGCAGCTGTCGACGCCGGTGACGTTGTCATCGCGAAGAAGGCAGGTGTGGTCACCGAGGTTTCCGCCGAGCTGGTTGTCATGATCAACGACGACGGCACCGAGACCAACTACCGCATCAACAAGTTCGCCCGTTCCAACCAGGGCAACTGCTACAACCACCGTGTCCTGGTCAACGAAGGCCAGCGCCTGGAAGTTGGCGGCATCATCGCTGACGGTCCCGCAACGGACCAGGGTGAACTCGCCCTCGGTAAGAACCTGCTCGTGGCATTCATGTCATGGGAAGGCCACAACTTCGAGGACGCCATCATCCTGTCCCAGCGCATTGTTGCTGAGGATGTTCTTTCCTCCATCCACATTGAGGAGCACGAAATTGATGCCCGCGACACCAAGCTTGGTGCCGAGGAAATCACTCGTGACATCCCCAACGTGTCCGAGGAAGTCCTGGCAGGCCTGGACGAGCGCGGCATCATCCACATTGGTGCCGAGGTTGAAGCCGGCGACATCCTGGTTGGCAAGGTCACCCCCAAGGGTGAAACCGAGTTGACCCCGGAAGAGCGCCTGCTGCGCGCCATCTTCGGTGAGAAGTCCCGGGAAGTGCGCGACACCTCCCTGAAGGTGCCCCACGGCGAGTCCGGTACGGTCATCGGCGTGCGCGTCTTCGACCGCGACAACGACGACGAACTGCCCCCGGGCGTGAACCAGCTGGTCCGCGTCTACGTTGCAGCCAAGCGTAAGATCACCGACGGCGACAAGCTCGCCGGCCGTCACGGCAACAAGGGTGTTATCTCCAAGATCCTTCCGATCGAGGATATGCCCTTCCTTGCAGACGGCACTCCGGTGGACATCGTCCTGAACCCGCTTGGTGTTCCGGGCCGAATGAACGTTGGACAGGTCCTGGAAACCCACCTCGGTTGGGTTGCCAAGACCGGTTGGAAGATCGAAGGCGAGCCGGAGTGGGTCAAGAACCTGCCCAACCTGCCCCGTGAAACCGGCCAGACCACTGTTGCCACCCCGGTGTTCGATGGCGCCCGTGAAGAAGAAATCACCGGCTTGCTTGACTCCACCAACGTGACCCGTGATGGCGACCGCCTGATCGATTCCTCCGGCAAGACCCGTCTGTTCGACGGCCGCTCCGGCGAGCCGTTCCCGGACCCGATCTCCGTCGGTTACATGTACATCCTGAAGCTCCACCACTTGGTGGACGACAAGATCCACGCGCGCTCCACCGGCCCGTACTCCATGATCACGCAGCAGCCGCTGGGTGGTAAGGCACAGTTCGGTGGCCAGCGCTTCGGTGAAATGGAAGTGTGGGCGCTCGAAGCTTACGGTGCCGCTTACACCCTTCAGGAACTCCTCACGATCAAGTCGGATGACATCCATGGTCGCGTGAAGGTCTACGAAGCCATTGTCAAGGGCGAGAACATCCCTGAGCCTGGCGTTCCCGAGTCCTTCAAGGTCTTGATCAAGGAAATGCAGTCGTTGTGCCTGAACGTGGAAGTTCTTTCCACGGACGGAACCACGATCGAAATGCGTGACTCTGATGACGCAGTCTTCACGGCTGCGGAAGAACTGGGCATCGATCTGTCTCGTGCAGAGCCCAGTTCCGTAGAAGAGGTCTAG
- the rplA gene encoding 50S ribosomal protein L1 gives MAKRSKAYEAAVAKIEAGKVYAPVEAITLAKDTNPSKFDATVEVAFRLGVDPRKADQMVRGTVNLPHGTGKTARVLVFATGDKAEAAIAAGADFVGSDDLIEKIAAGWTDFDAAVATPDLMGKVGRLGKVLGPRNLMPNPKTGTVTPDVTKAVNDIKGGKIDFRVDKHSNLHFIIGKVSFDANKLAENYAAALEEVLRLKPSASKGRYIQKATLATTFGPGITVDPNVTKVLTDA, from the coding sequence ATGGCAAAGCGCAGCAAAGCATATGAGGCAGCCGTAGCCAAGATCGAGGCAGGCAAGGTTTACGCCCCGGTTGAGGCCATCACCCTCGCGAAGGACACCAACCCTTCCAAGTTCGACGCAACCGTTGAGGTAGCTTTCCGTTTGGGCGTTGACCCGCGTAAGGCTGACCAGATGGTTCGTGGCACCGTCAACCTGCCCCACGGCACCGGTAAGACCGCCCGCGTCCTCGTTTTCGCAACGGGCGACAAGGCTGAGGCAGCAATCGCTGCCGGCGCCGACTTCGTTGGTTCCGATGACCTGATCGAAAAGATCGCAGCCGGCTGGACCGACTTCGACGCCGCAGTGGCAACCCCTGACCTCATGGGCAAGGTTGGCCGCCTCGGTAAGGTACTGGGCCCGCGTAACCTCATGCCGAACCCGAAGACCGGCACGGTTACCCCGGATGTCACCAAGGCTGTCAACGACATCAAGGGTGGCAAGATCGACTTCCGCGTCGACAAGCACTCCAACCTGCACTTCATCATCGGCAAGGTTTCCTTCGACGCCAACAAGCTGGCCGAGAACTACGCAGCCGCTCTGGAAGAAGTTCTTCGTTTGAAGCCGTCCGCTTCCAAGGGCCGCTACATCCAGAAGGCAACCCTTGCCACCACGTTCGGTCCCGGCATCACCGTTGACCCCAACGTCACCAAGGTCCTCACCGACGCGTAA
- the nusG gene encoding transcription termination/antitermination protein NusG: MSEQELEVNGTELEEPAESTEDSAVEAAEESEADFTAPESADAVDSEEAFEADVDDESDDASGDVADEDEAAEDSDGDALAAAAAAAPVDPAEEFKGKLRRQEGDWYVIHSYAGYENRVKANLETRIQTLDMEDYIFEIQVPMEEVVEIKNAQRKVINRVRIPGYVLVRMDLTDASWGAVRHTPGVTGFVGNAHNPVPLRLDEVFSMLAPVFEEEQAEQGKPVNKQNQAPVAVDFEVGESVIVKEGPFETLPATISEIKPESQTLVVLVSIFERETPVTLAFNQVTKI; the protein is encoded by the coding sequence GTGTCTGAGCAGGAGCTCGAGGTAAACGGGACTGAGCTGGAAGAGCCCGCTGAAAGCACGGAAGATTCCGCAGTCGAGGCTGCGGAAGAGTCCGAGGCTGATTTCACTGCGCCCGAATCTGCCGACGCCGTCGATTCCGAAGAGGCTTTCGAGGCTGACGTTGACGACGAGTCCGACGACGCGTCCGGCGATGTTGCAGACGAGGACGAAGCTGCGGAGGATTCCGACGGCGACGCCCTGGCTGCCGCTGCTGCTGCAGCCCCCGTGGATCCCGCTGAGGAGTTCAAGGGCAAGCTGCGCCGCCAGGAGGGTGACTGGTACGTCATCCACTCCTACGCCGGTTACGAGAACCGCGTGAAGGCCAACCTTGAGACCCGCATCCAGACCCTGGACATGGAAGATTACATCTTCGAAATCCAGGTGCCCATGGAAGAGGTCGTCGAGATCAAGAACGCGCAGCGCAAGGTTATCAACCGCGTGCGCATTCCCGGCTACGTCCTGGTCCGCATGGACCTGACCGACGCTTCCTGGGGCGCCGTCCGCCACACTCCCGGTGTCACCGGCTTCGTGGGCAACGCCCACAACCCGGTTCCGCTGCGCCTGGATGAGGTCTTCTCCATGCTTGCCCCGGTCTTCGAAGAAGAGCAGGCAGAGCAGGGCAAGCCGGTCAACAAACAGAACCAGGCTCCTGTTGCTGTCGACTTCGAGGTCGGCGAATCGGTCATCGTCAAGGAAGGTCCCTTCGAGACCCTCCCGGCAACGATCTCCGAGATCAAGCCCGAGTCCCAGACCCTTGTGGTTTTGGTCTCGATCTTCGAGCGCGAAACCCCCGTGACGCTCGCATTCAACCAGGTCACCAAGATCTAG
- the rplJ gene encoding 50S ribosomal protein L10: MTTPSKVSAVAEITNDFKESNAAVLTEYRGLTVAQLKELRVALGQDTKFSVVKNTLSAIAAKEAGVEAFNDQLAGPTAIAFIKGDAVAAAKSLTDFAKANKQLVIKTGVFEGKALDAAGVAALAALESRELQLARVAGVLKAPASAAARIIDALRLKLEEEGGASAPAAEEAPAAEEAAAEEVAAPAEAAEAATEEN; this comes from the coding sequence ATGACAACGCCTAGCAAGGTCTCCGCTGTTGCAGAGATCACCAACGATTTCAAGGAATCGAACGCGGCTGTCCTGACCGAATACCGCGGGCTCACTGTTGCACAGCTCAAGGAACTGCGTGTTGCGCTCGGCCAGGACACCAAGTTCTCGGTCGTCAAGAACACCCTGAGCGCCATTGCAGCCAAGGAAGCTGGTGTTGAAGCATTCAACGATCAGCTTGCCGGCCCTACTGCAATCGCCTTCATCAAGGGTGACGCTGTTGCTGCTGCAAAGAGCCTGACGGACTTTGCCAAGGCCAACAAGCAGCTGGTCATCAAGACCGGCGTCTTCGAAGGCAAGGCATTGGACGCAGCAGGAGTTGCCGCACTGGCAGCCCTCGAGTCCCGCGAACTGCAGCTCGCACGTGTTGCTGGTGTCCTCAAGGCTCCCGCTTCCGCTGCTGCACGCATCATCGACGCTCTGCGCCTCAAGCTTGAAGAAGAGGGCGGCGCATCTGCACCGGCCGCTGAAGAAGCTCCGGCCGCTGAAGAGGCTGCTGCTGAAGAGGTTGCGGCTCCGGCCGAAGCCGCTGAAGCTGCAACCGAAGAGAACTAA
- a CDS encoding aminoacyl-tRNA deacylase yields the protein MTADGMATDTEDGASRFLADAAARGLDVDVVERAPAGSLEEAAAILGITPAEIVKSLVVKHRDGSFLFALIPGDRQISWPKLRALVGVNKLSLPHADVALAATGYERGTITPLGSTTAWPVYADASIAGRRISMGAGAHGRSAFMDADALTAALGAVVADISEPN from the coding sequence ATGACGGCGGACGGAATGGCGACGGACACAGAAGACGGGGCCTCGAGGTTTCTGGCCGATGCCGCCGCGCGCGGGTTGGACGTTGACGTCGTCGAACGCGCGCCTGCCGGAAGCCTCGAAGAGGCCGCCGCAATTCTGGGGATCACCCCGGCGGAGATCGTGAAGTCGCTGGTGGTCAAGCACAGGGATGGCAGCTTCCTGTTCGCCCTGATTCCCGGCGATCGGCAGATCTCGTGGCCCAAGCTGCGCGCGCTGGTGGGGGTCAACAAGCTCTCGCTCCCCCATGCTGATGTGGCACTTGCCGCCACGGGCTACGAACGAGGCACCATCACTCCCCTGGGAAGCACCACGGCCTGGCCGGTCTACGCCGATGCCTCCATTGCCGGGCGGCGGATCTCCATGGGCGCCGGGGCACACGGACGCAGCGCGTTTATGGACGCCGACGCCCTCACGGCGGCACTCGGCGCAGTGGTTGCGGACATCAGCGAACCCAACTAA
- a CDS encoding acetyl-CoA C-acetyltransferase, with translation MTYSADDNDVVILAAARTPQGRLNGQLAGFTAVDLGAHAIAAALAASGARAEQVDTVIMGQVLQAGAGQNPARQSAIAAGLGWNIPAVTINKVCLSGLTAVIDAARLIRSGEATVVVAGGQESMTRAPHLLPGSRQGWTYGAVQALDVAAHDGLTDAFDGQSMGLSTETKNVTLGIDRMSQDEVAAASHQRAAAAIADGIFDVEIAPVSVKQRKGAPLEVTTDEGVRSGTTTEALAPLKPAFATDGTITAGNSSPLSDGASALVLSSRRFARDNGLEYLAVVGKPGQVAGPDNSLHSQPSNAISQALGRAGWTAEDLDFIEINEAFGSVAVQSLKELNYPLEKCNIHGGAIALGHPIGASGARLALHAAHELKRRGTGKAAVSLCGGGGQGEALLLYRD, from the coding sequence ATGACCTACTCAGCTGACGACAATGATGTTGTCATCCTTGCCGCTGCCCGCACCCCACAGGGACGCCTCAACGGGCAATTGGCGGGCTTCACCGCCGTCGATCTCGGCGCACATGCCATCGCCGCAGCTCTGGCCGCGAGCGGCGCAAGGGCCGAGCAGGTGGATACCGTGATCATGGGCCAGGTGCTCCAGGCCGGCGCCGGGCAGAACCCAGCCCGCCAAAGCGCCATCGCAGCCGGACTTGGTTGGAACATCCCTGCGGTGACCATCAACAAGGTATGCCTGTCCGGCCTGACAGCGGTGATCGATGCCGCCCGCCTGATCCGGAGCGGCGAGGCCACCGTGGTGGTGGCCGGCGGCCAGGAGTCCATGACCCGGGCACCGCACCTCCTCCCCGGGTCCCGCCAGGGCTGGACCTATGGGGCTGTCCAGGCCTTGGACGTCGCTGCGCATGATGGCCTCACCGACGCCTTTGACGGCCAGTCAATGGGCCTTTCCACGGAGACAAAGAACGTCACTCTCGGCATAGACCGGATGTCCCAGGACGAAGTGGCCGCCGCTTCCCACCAGCGGGCTGCCGCGGCGATCGCGGACGGAATCTTCGACGTCGAGATAGCCCCGGTCAGTGTCAAACAACGCAAGGGGGCCCCGTTGGAGGTCACCACCGATGAAGGCGTCCGTTCCGGGACCACCACAGAGGCTCTTGCACCGCTCAAACCTGCCTTCGCCACCGACGGCACCATCACTGCCGGGAACTCCTCGCCGCTTTCCGACGGCGCCTCCGCACTGGTGCTGTCCAGCCGCCGGTTCGCCCGGGACAACGGACTGGAATACCTGGCCGTGGTGGGAAAGCCTGGACAAGTGGCAGGACCGGACAATTCCCTGCATTCACAGCCGTCCAATGCCATTTCGCAAGCACTCGGGCGGGCCGGCTGGACCGCGGAGGACCTGGACTTCATCGAGATCAACGAGGCCTTTGGCTCCGTTGCCGTGCAGTCGCTGAAAGAACTCAACTACCCGTTGGAAAAGTGCAATATCCACGGTGGTGCGATCGCACTGGGTCACCCGATCGGTGCGTCCGGCGCCAGGCTCGCGTTGCACGCTGCGCACGAGCTCAAACGCAGGGGAACCGGGAAAGCGGCCGTCTCCTTGTGCGGGGGCGGCGGCCAAGGCGAAGCCCTGCTTCTCTACCGCGACTGA
- the rplL gene encoding 50S ribosomal protein L7/L12 — MAKLSNEELIEAFKELTIIELSEFVKLFEETFEVTAAAVAVAGPAAGGAAEAAEEKTEFDVVLEAAGDKKIAVIKEVRAITSLGLKEAKDLVDSAPKAVLEGATKEAAEKAKAQLEEAGATVTLK, encoded by the coding sequence ATGGCGAAGCTCAGCAACGAAGAGCTCATTGAAGCTTTCAAGGAACTGACCATCATCGAGCTCTCCGAGTTCGTCAAGCTCTTCGAAGAGACCTTCGAAGTTACGGCTGCTGCTGTTGCAGTTGCTGGCCCCGCTGCCGGCGGTGCTGCTGAAGCTGCTGAAGAGAAGACCGAATTCGACGTCGTTCTCGAAGCTGCTGGCGACAAGAAGATCGCAGTGATCAAGGAAGTTCGCGCCATCACCTCCCTCGGCCTCAAGGAAGCCAAGGACCTGGTTGACAGCGCTCCCAAGGCTGTTCTCGAAGGCGCCACCAAGGAAGCTGCCGAGAAGGCAAAGGCTCAGCTCGAAGAAGCCGGCGCAACGGTTACCCTCAAGTAA